The Coffea arabica cultivar ET-39 chromosome 10e, Coffea Arabica ET-39 HiFi, whole genome shotgun sequence region AAATGTATACATATCTCCAAATCAAAGGGATGCTCATTTGAaggacgttttttttttttccttaagtGTCTATAATCTATTccatatagaaaaaaaaaaaaagatatgtgAACTTTCTAGACTACATCAACACTTGCTAATATGTGAACCACCTCTTATAATTCTCTAGAACTCAACTCTAttaagcagaaaaaaaaaaatctagtaaGCAGaagaattttcaaagttggtttTAACCTTATAAATGACTTTCTTGAAGAGAACTTCCATGCATATTATTCAGAATAAGTCAGAAAAATTCTAAATTCTCGTCAAATTAAAAGGAAGGGAATATTTTGACGACTAAACAATTTTGTacttttaaaaaggaaaaattaaacatAATGCCCTCTAATTTTGCATTTTGCTACATAACTcccttaaaattttaaaatatccaCATAGCCCCTATAATTTCATGTAAAGTGAATGATAGATGGAAACCATCACTGAATAAGGTGATTGAACCAAACGCACTCCAAAAATATATGCGAGGGAGTCATAATATCTACTTAGCTCTCCTATGATTTGCATAAATATTCACATTACTCCCTTATAATTTTTGCATATATCTACATTATTTTCATATAGTTTTATACAAAGTAGTTAGGCCATTATTCAATTTAGTACTTAAGTAAGTGCAATACCGACATTTAAACTAATGACATTGCGGATGTTATTTTCCCTCATATTTTCACTTTACATGAAACTATAGTGGAGTTATGTGGATATTTTGAACTATCATGTAGGTCATGTGGTTATGCATGACCACAGGGGGTCATATGTAGTTTAGCCCAATAAcatatgaaaaataaaagaacacaTAGTATtaatgaaaagggaaaaaattgaTTGTACGAGATGGGTAGATTGTCCTCAAATTGTAacccattttcatttttatgaaTAACATGATACTAGTGCTTTGAACTACTTTATAAATGATAGATGTGTTATCTTATCTGATTGTAATTAGTATGAAACTTAATCACTATAAATGATGTCACAAGGTGAGCTGCTGCATTAGTTTCACTATCTATAGTTGCAATAACATTAACACCCTtacttgaaagaaaaaattaacaACATCCTTAATTAGTTACTTATTCCTGCTTCTCCATTTTGAGCCTACTTCCAGGAAAGGTAGAGCCTTCTGGATTGATCTTTGCCAATGAGAAAGTTAAGCTTGAACTGGTCTAGCGAATATGGTTGAACACACAGAACTTGGTGATGGGGATCGAGTTTACATATGTGATATGACTACTTTGGATGGTATTATATTCCTATGAAACGAGTCCTAAGTTTTGGCATTCAAAACATAAACGACGGTTTGACTCAAATTAGTTGAAATAGAAGTCCTGTTAgactcatttatttttctctatttAAATTACCGCATTtttattacccaaaaaaaaatcccttttatatatataatcatgTAACAAGAGCACAAATGCAGACTCAAGTAATTTGTGATTCTGAATTGTGAAAGCATTTTTTTTAGTCTCAAGAgaagggagaaagaaaaaaaatttaaacaaaaaatttcatgatcaCTTGACTGATATATTCTTTCCTGCTGAATTAAGTCTTAGGTTAATCTGTATCAGTTTTTCAAGCATTTCATTTAAACTTGAAATATCTGTTTAATCATTACAAAATTTCCATGAAGTTTCCTAATTGAGCTCAAGGAGGAGGTGTCATCATCAAAGCAGTTGTACTCtctttttaaagttatttttaaTCTGTTCAGCTCAATCGTGCCAATAATAGATTCTGTCATGCTTAGGGTTTAGAAAAATGATCAACCACATCACTCATGCCAAGTAAATTGATCGTTGGCCGCCTGTTGTCCATGACTGAGTATTCGGTGCCTGTGGTCAGTCTCCTCGTTGTTCAAAGATGGTTTCTCATATTCAAGATTCAGAATGTCAAGTAAATAACCGATATCGCTGCTCAGCGCAAGCAGCTCCTGCTGAACCAACTCCTAATAGAGGAATTGGCCACCACATTAATCATGGGGTGGAAGATCAAGGGTTCAAACTTTGTCTCCCATCAACATGACTCTATATGAGATTTGTTCTAAAAAATTCACACGAGTGTGTGGTGCATCCATCTGGTCTGATGATGGTTCAACCTCCGTCTGGTCTGATAGTGGTTCAATCCCCATCAGGTTCCCTCCGACTCAGTTGAGCCACCTCTTAGAGTAGGTTTCCCCCTTCCTCCCAAGTAGGAATAGTAGTAGATTAGACAAAACTAGATGTGGCgttgcataaaaaaaaaaaaaaaaaagcagctgCTGCTGGTTACAAAATTCTAATGAGCCATTTTGCTTTCTGAAAATGCTCGTCATTATCATTATCCACGATATGTATTGTTTAATTAATGCCATGGCTGAAACAGGACTTGCATATATATACAGTAAGGGTGGTAATTAAGGGTTGTACAGACATTAATTTAATAACAGCCATATCACAGTATGTCCAACAATTATTTCAAAGAATAGATTAGGtaaaaggaaaacagaaaaagacgCGTAGAGTACTTTTCTCTGTACCAATTTTTCTCTAAAGCTTTTAGCGCCTTTGACCCGATTTTGGTAATTTCCAATTCTTCATGCCTCTCCAACTGTTGTTTTGACCTTGTTTAGCAAAGGAAATAACAGTAGTTAAGTTAGCTAGCGGAAATTGCATCAGAATTCAGAGCTACCAGAAAGTCCTTAGAGTTCATCAAAGGAGTAATTAAGAGGGGTCATTATCAGGAATTTTTCACTGCTAAATGTATTTGAATATATAAGTCAAGAAGGCCAACTCATTTGATTGTCATTTGCCCTTCATTTCAGTCGGGAAGGGCTGTTCTTCTTCTTTAGTAGCAAAATGAATCTTCCTGTCATTCTGTCATTGTTGGGTATGTTTCCATTAATGGCCAAATCAGAAGCAAGTGCTCATGGGCGAAACGTGCAGTATTGCTCAATAAACCACCACCACGAAATTGGGAGCATAGGAGTGGTCGTTGATCAGAGTTCTCGTGTAGGTAAGGAGCAAAAAATAGGCGTGGAGATGGCAGTCCATGACTTCAATCGGGAGTCACATTGTTCGAAGGTGGATTTGCATATTCAAGATTCACAAGGGAACTCAGCTCGAGCAGCTTCTGCTGGTAATATGCTTCCCCAACCAATATAGCCAtgtatcaaaaaaaaattttcccgtCATTTCTACGTTGTGTGCCTTGCATCTTATTCCGTTCGTAGCCAGACACTTTTAGTCCCGGCTGGGGCTTCGTATTTTAGTGAGTGGATCTAACCTGACTTGCATGAGTGACAAATAACACACTAATTATGCACTGTGTAGCTAACAATTTTGACTCGCATGAGTGACAAATAACACACTAATTAATTATGCGGAGCAAACTTTTGTAGGTCAAAATGTTTCGCGGTTATCGTTTATGGTCTCGATATGAATCACAAAACTTATGTGCTcttaaagaattttttttccctgaGAGGACACAGCACCCAAAAAATTGTGGGCAATTTTCCTTACACTTTTACATAAGAATTAAACTTTACAGCTAATATATACCTTAACTTCACCTTTTATCCTGTGCCTTACCGACCATATAGGGTAGAAGAACGCATTTCTTTACATGTGCGCGCGTGTGCTGGTTTTATAGTCGTTCATTTTCCCTTGTTGTATCACAGTAACAGAGATTGTGAACAAGAAACAAGCGCGTGTCATTATCGGATCGCTTACGTTGCAAGAAGCCGCTCTACTATGGGTACTGGACAAAGTTCCCAAACACATCCCCATCATTTCCACGGCTCAAATGTCTGCCTCTCTTCCACTGTTACCGTCTGATCGATCTTTACCTTTCATCGGGATGAGCACCGACATTAATATCCAGATGCAATGCATTGCGGCTATAGTTGGCCATTTCCGGTGGAGAAAGGTGATAGCAATTTACGAGCATAGCAACAGCTTTTCTGCGGATACTGGGCTTGTCGCGCACCTCTCCGACTCGCTGCGAGCCATTGAGTCTGTTGTCGAACATCACATGGCATTCCATCCGGTGGGTTCAGAGCCAAACCCTAAAGAATTCATCGAAGAACAGTTAAGGAAGCTGAAGGGCAAGAGCGTTAAAGTCTTTACAGTGCTGCAGTCCTCTTTGGAATTTGCTATGGTTCTTTTCGAGAAGGCTAAAGAATTGGGCATGCTGGACAGGGGTTATGTATGGATCGTTTCAGAGGATGTTGCAAGCCTTCTTGACTCTGTTAAGCCGTCCTTTATACTCGAGTATATGCAAGGCATAATTGCATTAAAGACAACTTATTCTGAAACTAGCCATTCGTTCCAAGCATTCGAGCGACGATTTAGAAGAAAGTATAGATCAGAATatcctgaagaagaaaaattttccagtcCAAGCATATACGCTCTTCGAGCTTATGATTCAACATTGGCCGTCGCCAGGGCATTACAAAATGTGAAAGGAAAGGTAAATTCCAGTGGCTTAGTGGATTCGATTTTGTCCTGTAATTTTGATGGTCTTGCTGGAAAAATAAGCTTCAAGAATGGTGCGTTATTGCAAAATCCCGTGTATCAGGTAGTAAATGTGATAGGAAAAAGCTATAGGCCAGTAGCATTATGGTCACCGGAATTTGGCTTTTCAAAGGCCCCGATTGAACACGATGGCATGGTAACGAATTCTGGCAATGGCTTACGGGAAGATTTGGGTCAAATTTACTGGCCAGGTGCTGAGCTGAAAGTCCCAAAGGGATGGACATTGGGAGAGAGTGGAAAACCCTTGAGGATAGGAGTCCCCGCCAATGGTGCTTTTCATTATTTTGTCAATGTTACTTTTGAGCAAAGCCGAAATGAAACTGCTATTACCGGGTTTTCGATCCAAGTATTTGAAGCTGCAGTCAGCCGCCTACCTTACCACCTGCCCCATGTTTTAGTCCCCCATTATGGATCGTATGACCAATTGGTGTCTGAAGTTCGCAACAAGGTACCATATATTCTAACATGTTTGTTCATCGTTAATTTCTGGATTAAATTTCAGGAGTGTTAAAGATCAGAATTAAATATATTACTCTAGTATTCCTAAAGGGAGTAAAAATATGTTCAACTTTACTAATTATATTGGTAGATTGGAGTTTATAATGAAAATGTAGAACATAAGTAATTACTATGCCATAATTTTGAGTATAGCTATCTCAAGAAAAAAAGTGGCATGCTCTTTTAAATGTTTGATTTACTTGTTAGTTTCTCGAGGTCCTTACCATTTGCCAATAGTTTTAAGCAGATCATTCATAAATACATCAATTATAGAAGAcgaagataaaagaaaaagatccaATCAATAACGATGTTAATTCTTGCTATTCCCAATAATCATTTTCCCTGGAAAAGTTACTAATAATGATCGATTTCAATGATAAAGAACTTAGATGCAGCGGTGGGTGATATCGGGATAGTGGTGGACCGCTACCGGATTGCCGATTTTACACAGCCCTACCTGGAAACTGGAGTTGTCATGGTAGTCACTGTAAAACCAGACGTCACAAAGACAAGGCTTATGGTTTTAAAAGCATTTGCATTGAAAATGTGGATACTCTTAGCAGCCTTGAGCGTGTTTACTGGTGCTGTCATTTGGTtaaatgaacatgcaaataacAATCCAGAATTCAGAGGTCCATTCCCTCAAAACATCGGGGCCATGCTTTGGTTTTCTGTTACCATTCTATCATTTGCTCAGAGTAAGTTTCACTGATTACACACCAATCAAACAAGGCTTTTTAATGAAAGAGGACCTTGTAATCTAAGGATACATAGTAACAAATTTTTGACGCCAAATTATCCCTTTACAGGACAATCTATCAGAAGCAATTTGTCACGGCTGGTGCTAGCGACATGGTTGTTTGTGACAGTAGTTGTGACGACATGTTTTACTGCAGCTGTTACTTCATGGATGACTGTTCCAAAGATTGAACCATCTATAGTGGATATCGATTATCTATTAGGGACCGATGCACCTGTTGGATGCAATAACAATTCCTACATCGGTCGTTTCTTGACAAATGTTTTGCATTTCAAGCCTGAAAACGTCAGGCGAATTGGCTCCATTAGCGATTACCCTGAAGCTTTCCAGAGGGGAACCATCAAAGCAGCTTTCTTGGCAGCCCCGCATGCCAAAGTCTTCCTTGCGAAGTATTGCAAAGGCTATACCGAAGCAGGGCCCAAATTCAAACTTGGTGGCTTTGGATTTGTAAGATTAGTATTAAGATCCAGATTCCGGTCAAATTCGTTGTGTTTTAACATACTTATTCCTATATTAACTTATCTTAGCTGGGCTCATAACGatagtggttttttttttgtggtctCAGGTCTTCCAAAAGGGTTCTCCTTTGGCTGATGATCTTTCGGGGGCTATTCTAAATATAACATTGACAGGAACGACCGATCAAATGGAAAAACGCATGCTTTCATCTCTAAACTGCTCTTCATCAGCGGAGGAAGATAATCAAGGCCCTAGTAAAATAGGCACCgaacctttcttttttcttttcctagtatcaGGCAGCCTTCTTGTGGTTGCATTTGTGAATGCAGTTGCACGTCTACTGGAAAGGCATTGCTCGATTTTTGACTCTATACAAGCATCACTGATAAACAGAAGAGCGGTTAGATGGGCATTATTGCTTCTTACTAGATGCTTCACAAAATttggaacaagaaatttaaggGTTCCTATCATGCACAGAGATTCAAGAATTTGAGACAAATCTGGAGCCTGATATTTGTCATGATCTAAAACCTTTGTTATTAAAGAATATATAGGTTTTTGTACATGGTCGTCATAAATTATAAGCCAGCTTTGCTCCTGCCCGATTTCAATCATCTTCTTGTTGCATGGTCGATTAAAGAATGTCATGTTTTCAACCTAGCTAACAATGAGTTTTCCGGGGAGGATTCTATTTCACGTTAGCTGGAAATTATTGGAGACTGATCCTCTAATGTTAGTTGCAATGTCCAGTAGTCGTTTTGTGCTGTAAGGCCAGTTGTAGTCCACAATGCACCAAGACAATGAAAGCCTACGAAATCGAAAAGACAAACAggtgggaagaaaaaaaaaaaaaaccaggaTCCTAATCAAGTAAATCGTATTATAGTAGAACGTTAAACTTCATGTTGTCACAGTTTAAATTCTAAATATACGACTAAAATTTTAGAGGTAATCTGAGATATGTATTACCAAAACCTAAAAAaggataaattattttttatccccTGTAATTTGATACTTTATCATATAACCCTCTATGGTTTAAAATCTATATAAAACCGCTTTatgatttggattaatgtgTAACTGTTagttttttcataattttaataattactagtaaaaagtcaaaatcaaactaataaattgatatatttaccctttcactactttttcctccaaatacaaaaaagaagaaattgaaataaaaaaatagataaatagaAATAGAAAATACAATTAAAGATTTGGTTTAAAAACTTATAATTATATTTGTAGTCAATAAAGATTTGGTACTTTTGcttcttatttatttgttttatattttcctttcatcttttttgtttctcatttatttattttttattttccttccaTCTTTTTGTGTTTGGAGACAATTAAGATTTTGTAGACAAAAATATAGGttttcaaaatcattttttctcttcaaaaagagggagagagagagaaggaaaaaaaagtagtGAATAAGTtgaatttgtcaatttattGGTTTAACTTTGACTTTTTAATATTAACTGTTAGTTTTAACGGAAAAATGAAAACTAACGGTGATATTTTAAGCCAAACTTacatataaattttaaaatcataTGGAGGTCATGTGTGATAAAGCatcaaatccaaaataaaaattcCAAGGTTGAATAATTCTGTATCACCTGTGTCTAGGACTCTGGTGTCCAAATACAAATTCGTGCAGCCATTACTAGTACCAATATTCAATGCACACCCAATGTGTatacaataatatatatatatatatatatatatatatgatatttatggtcatatatatcaaataaaatGTTTATTATTGAAGCAaactttaatcttttaaatatttttcataaaataattttatattggTAGTTGTAATGTTTAGGAGTAGTTATGTTAAAAACATATacttaaaagtaaaaataatcaTGGATAGTTATAGATACTTAaagtaaaaatagtttttacaAGACAAAAAAGAAAGTTCATAAACTGAAGATAGATATTAATCCTAGTATTTACCCCAAGCCCCTTCCTTAAGCTTTATATAGAGTATAGAATAGATAATTATTTCAACTCTTCTCATATCctatatttctttctttttattatttactTAAGTGGTGACTCTTATAAGGCAGACTACAATTTAAGTAAACGGTCTGGAATGGCCTGTATGCCTAATGTATGAGAGCGGTGCTCCAGCTATTCGGCGATAAAGATGTCCACGTATAAATTGTTGATGTAGTTTTCGTACAatgatttcttttttccaaaattaattCATAACAATAACAATGTGTCATGTGATTAGACTACGAATTTCAAATTACTGAAAAAGTCTTATTTGCTATTTCTCAAGGCAATTCAATCACCAAGATATAATGAAAGTGAAGGACCCACAGCAACTATGGAATGTCCTAAACAATTGACCCGTTTGCCAAGTACACTTTTCCACCAAAATCtttattaatctttttttttaatgaaatgtTTGAAATTCACAACTTTCTATTTAAAATTACAATTCCTTCCACCTTATTATCCAACCCAACTCTCCCCTTGTCTATTGTTTTgattgtaagtttttttttttttttttttggacaagcAAGTTCAAATTATGATAAATCAAATGGGGCTAGATTACTTGCTAagctcaaaacttaaaacattAACGAAattccctttttatttttggcaTTCTATGATGCTCGATTCATGTTGTTTTTTTAGATGAGCTAGTATTAATCAAACAAACTCAACTACACCTAaagattttaaaagaaaaacaattaatCAATTATTTAGATGGGGATGTCTTGGATTAATCAACTCTAACTTTTATGTATTTAGTAGAACTGTTAATCGAATCGGGTAGCTCGCAAGTCGAGCTCGGCCCGGTTCGATAAGGGCTCGACTTGGCTCGTTTATTGAGagaaacgagccgagctcgagtttaACTTGATGCTCGTTTAATAGACGAGTCGAGCTGCTCGACTCGTTTAAACTCGACAGGCTCGAATAGTAGGGGTATTAGCGTTATTTCATTGT contains the following coding sequences:
- the LOC113711859 gene encoding glutamate receptor 2.7-like translates to MNLPVILSLLGMFPLMAKSEASAHGRNVQYCSINHHHEIGSIGVVVDQSSRVGKEQKIGVEMAVHDFNRESHCSKVDLHIQDSQGNSARAASAVTEIVNKKQARVIIGSLTLQEAALLWVLDKVPKHIPIISTAQMSASLPLLPSDRSLPFIGMSTDINIQMQCIAAIVGHFRWRKVIAIYEHSNSFSADTGLVAHLSDSLRAIESVVEHHMAFHPVGSEPNPKEFIEEQLRKLKGKSVKVFTVLQSSLEFAMVLFEKAKELGMLDRGYVWIVSEDVASLLDSVKPSFILEYMQGIIALKTTYSETSHSFQAFERRFRRKYRSEYPEEEKFSSPSIYALRAYDSTLAVARALQNVKGKVNSSGLVDSILSCNFDGLAGKISFKNGALLQNPVYQVVNVIGKSYRPVALWSPEFGFSKAPIEHDGMVTNSGNGLREDLGQIYWPGAELKVPKGWTLGESGKPLRIGVPANGAFHYFVNVTFEQSRNETAITGFSIQVFEAAVSRLPYHLPHVLVPHYGSYDQLVSEVRNKNLDAAVGDIGIVVDRYRIADFTQPYLETGVVMVVTVKPDVTKTRLMVLKAFALKMWILLAALSVFTGAVIWLNEHANNNPEFRGPFPQNIGAMLWFSVTILSFAQRQSIRSNLSRLVLATWLFVTVVVTTCFTAAVTSWMTVPKIEPSIVDIDYLLGTDAPVGCNNNSYIGRFLTNVLHFKPENVRRIGSISDYPEAFQRGTIKAAFLAAPHAKVFLAKYCKGYTEAGPKFKLGGFGFVFQKGSPLADDLSGAILNITLTGTTDQMEKRMLSSLNCSSSAEEDNQGPSKIGTEPFFFLFLVSGSLLVVAFVNAVARLLERHCSIFDSIQASLINRRAVRWALLLLTRCFTKFGTRNLRVPIMHRDSRI